A portion of the Paenibacillus sp. PvR098 genome contains these proteins:
- a CDS encoding iron-containing alcohol dehydrogenase, with protein sequence MDTFMFYNPTRLFFGKDTLEHLSTQIPPFGRNILLVYGGGSIKKNGVYDAVIRQLHGIDAEVHELSGVEPNPRLTTVQRGIDICRKEGIDFILAVGGGSVIDCAKAIAIGARYDGSVWDIITRKATAEEAMPFGTVLTLAATGSEMNSGSVITNWETQEKYGWSSPLVFPKFSILNPEFTYTVPKDQTIYGIVDIMSHVLEQYFNHTGNSPVQDGFCETILRTVIATASKLLEHPQQYEYRETILYSGTMALNGTLAMGIRGDWATHNIEHAVSAVYDIPHGGGLAILFPNWMEHVLDEGVARFKQFAVNVFEIDPTGKTDRETALEGIRALRSFWSSIGAPSRLADYDIHAEKLELMADKAMARGAFGNFKTLGREDVLKIYHMSL encoded by the coding sequence ATGGATACGTTTATGTTTTATAACCCGACCCGACTTTTTTTCGGAAAAGATACGCTTGAGCATCTCAGTACACAAATTCCGCCGTTCGGCAGAAACATTCTTCTTGTGTATGGTGGAGGCAGCATAAAGAAAAATGGGGTCTACGATGCGGTTATCCGTCAGTTACACGGAATTGATGCCGAGGTTCATGAACTGAGCGGTGTCGAACCGAATCCCCGTTTGACCACAGTACAGAGAGGAATTGATATTTGCAGAAAAGAAGGCATCGATTTCATTCTTGCCGTTGGCGGAGGCAGTGTGATCGACTGCGCCAAAGCTATCGCTATCGGAGCAAGGTATGATGGCAGCGTATGGGATATTATCACACGCAAGGCTACGGCTGAAGAAGCCATGCCTTTTGGTACGGTACTTACACTCGCGGCTACCGGCTCGGAGATGAATTCCGGCTCCGTCATCACCAACTGGGAGACTCAGGAAAAATACGGTTGGAGCAGTCCCCTTGTGTTCCCTAAATTCTCTATTCTCAATCCTGAGTTCACTTATACAGTACCGAAAGACCAAACGATATACGGCATCGTCGACATTATGTCGCATGTTTTAGAGCAGTATTTCAACCATACAGGAAATTCCCCGGTCCAGGACGGCTTTTGTGAGACTATTCTAAGAACCGTAATCGCAACAGCCTCCAAACTGTTGGAACATCCGCAGCAATACGAGTATCGCGAAACCATTCTGTACAGCGGTACTATGGCCTTAAATGGTACCCTCGCTATGGGGATCCGCGGCGACTGGGCTACCCATAACATTGAGCATGCCGTAAGCGCGGTATACGATATTCCGCACGGCGGGGGATTAGCTATCCTTTTCCCGAATTGGATGGAGCATGTCTTGGATGAAGGCGTTGCCCGGTTCAAACAATTCGCCGTGAATGTATTCGAGATCGATCCTACAGGCAAGACAGACCGCGAAACCGCTTTGGAGGGAATTCGGGCGCTGCGTTCCTTCTGGTCTTCCATCGGTGCTCCGAGCCGGCTTGCGGACTATGACATCCATGCTGAGAAGCTGGAACTGATGGCGGATAAAGCCATGGCAAGAGGAGCCTTCGGCAACTTCAAAACGCTCGGCCGTGAAGATGTTCTGAAGATATATCATATGTCGTTATAA
- a CDS encoding zf-TFIIB domain-containing protein — MNCPVCDGVKMREVEKEQIMIDICPSCKGVWLDRGELDKLMQGVREVREPFNQWYEGHETRRTSKEDEYDKRYNKEHDQRRPYPEDYNRHYNPKYKKKKSVMDIFGDLFD, encoded by the coding sequence ATGAATTGCCCAGTGTGCGACGGTGTAAAAATGCGTGAGGTAGAGAAGGAACAGATAATGATTGACATATGTCCATCCTGCAAAGGAGTTTGGCTCGACAGGGGGGAACTCGATAAACTGATGCAAGGCGTTCGAGAAGTGCGGGAACCCTTCAACCAATGGTACGAGGGACACGAAACACGCCGTACGTCCAAAGAGGATGAATACGATAAAAGATACAACAAAGAACACGATCAAAGGCGTCCTTATCCCGAGGATTACAACAGACACTATAACCCGAAGTACAAGAAGAAAAAAAGTGTCATGGACATTTTCGGTGATCTATTCGATTGA
- a CDS encoding DASS family sodium-coupled anion symporter, with product MVKQVAVWGCLLFVLLSPMIPQSSEMGSEGWSALAILSLAIVLWLTNVIPASVTSMMVVVLVSLLGILPFEQAAQALGKEEIWLILSMLMMGVAVEKYSLDKRLAYNMLLFAGGSVKYIVMYLIVIAFLLTFFMPNALGRLTVLLPVSIGLIETMKAQGGANFSKLIILTVTFVPYVSTISLLTGAGGSIYAVGLFDSMLGHQWTYVDWMLLMMPITLVVLAAFWVLLLYLFPPETAVLTGGEQFFKQERDKLGPVTVAEKKLIALYLLLTLLWMTSSLHHLPIALTGVLVVTLLFIPGIQLLSWKEAMSKVDWGVPLLFAAGFALADALNESGVVRWASGMATSLLTDLPAAILAMAMMSAFILIRIGFTNYTAMVASLLPVALTFAAGSTLNPLWLGMLCVVASSIGYFIPTQSAGSMTTFAMGYYSGRDYLVIGSLITLFMFLTTLVAAFLYWPLLGLSVHPG from the coding sequence ATGGTGAAGCAAGTGGCTGTATGGGGTTGTTTATTGTTTGTGCTGTTGTCTCCTATGATACCGCAATCCTCGGAGATGGGCAGCGAAGGCTGGAGCGCTCTAGCTATACTGTCCTTGGCGATCGTCCTTTGGTTGACCAATGTCATACCGGCCTCTGTTACCAGCATGATGGTCGTGGTCCTTGTCTCGCTGCTCGGCATTCTGCCGTTCGAACAAGCTGCTCAAGCGCTGGGCAAAGAAGAAATATGGCTGATTTTATCCATGCTCATGATGGGAGTGGCGGTAGAAAAGTATTCTTTGGACAAGCGGCTTGCTTATAATATGCTCCTGTTTGCGGGGGGCAGCGTTAAATACATTGTCATGTACTTGATTGTGATCGCATTTTTACTCACCTTTTTCATGCCGAACGCATTGGGGCGGTTAACCGTGCTTCTACCGGTAAGTATAGGGCTGATTGAAACGATGAAAGCCCAAGGCGGTGCCAATTTCTCCAAACTCATCATTCTGACGGTCACTTTCGTACCTTATGTGAGCACTATTAGTCTGCTTACGGGAGCGGGGGGCTCCATTTATGCGGTAGGCCTATTCGACTCCATGCTGGGGCATCAATGGACTTATGTAGACTGGATGCTTCTGATGATGCCGATTACCCTTGTGGTTCTTGCGGCTTTTTGGGTGCTGCTCCTCTACTTATTTCCGCCGGAGACGGCTGTATTGACCGGGGGAGAGCAATTTTTTAAGCAAGAAAGAGATAAGCTTGGCCCTGTGACCGTGGCTGAAAAGAAATTGATTGCGCTTTATCTGCTCCTAACGCTTCTATGGATGACCAGCAGTCTGCACCATCTTCCGATTGCGCTTACAGGAGTGCTAGTAGTCACGCTGCTGTTCATACCCGGAATCCAGTTGCTAAGCTGGAAAGAAGCGATGAGTAAAGTGGATTGGGGGGTTCCGCTGCTGTTTGCTGCGGGCTTCGCCTTGGCGGACGCCCTCAATGAAAGCGGTGTGGTGAGGTGGGCTTCGGGGATGGCTACCAGCCTGCTGACCGATCTTCCCGCCGCTATTCTCGCCATGGCTATGATGTCGGCTTTCATCCTTATCCGAATCGGATTTACAAATTACACGGCCATGGTTGCTTCTTTACTTCCGGTGGCTCTGACGTTCGCTGCGGGAAGCACCCTGAATCCTCTCTGGCTTGGTATGCTGTGCGTAGTAGCCAGCAGTATCGGTTATTTTATCCCGACCCAATCCGCAGGCAGTATGACGACATTCGCGATGGGTTATTATTCGGGAAGGGATTATCTTGTGATTGGCAGTTTGATCACCCTGTTCATGTTCTTGACTACCCTGGTGGCGGCCTTCTTATATTGGCCGTTGCTCGGCCTGAGCGTACATCCAGGATAA
- a CDS encoding DinB family protein, which produces MSLALHTEKVVRQITIAKIEAISEEFFDVQPPQFNNTIRWNLGHIVSATDGLIFQRISQTSHLPEGFADLFRGGTKPADWTTTPPTKAELIELLKSQVHILEETFANRLGEKLPEPLQIRDLSFSTVEEVINFASMHETMHSTIVSDMLKIIQHQSK; this is translated from the coding sequence ATGAGTTTGGCACTTCACACTGAAAAAGTCGTTCGTCAAATCACCATCGCAAAAATCGAAGCCATCAGCGAAGAATTTTTTGATGTCCAACCGCCGCAATTCAACAACACCATTAGATGGAATTTAGGACACATCGTTTCAGCTACCGACGGATTGATTTTTCAAAGAATTTCACAAACGTCACATCTGCCTGAAGGTTTTGCGGATTTGTTCAGAGGCGGTACCAAACCAGCGGATTGGACTACAACGCCTCCGACGAAAGCAGAATTGATCGAATTATTAAAATCACAAGTACATATTCTTGAAGAAACATTTGCAAATAGACTGGGTGAAAAATTACCCGAACCGCTTCAAATCCGTGATTTATCTTTCTCAACGGTGGAAGAAGTCATTAATTTTGCGTCCATGCACGAAACCATGCACAGCACCATCGTTTCAGACATGCTTAAGATCATTCAGCACCAGAGTAAATAA